The Brachyspira hyodysenteriae ATCC 27164 genome includes a window with the following:
- the nadD gene encoding nicotinate (nicotinamide) nucleotide adenylyltransferase, with the protein MRIAILGGTFDPPHLGHLILADTVITNCDYDKVIFIPAKIPPHKNISGEASNEDRLNMLKLSIENDERFLLDEYELNNDGVSYTINTLNYLYKNYDIEGKIGLIIGADLVKDFDKWREPEKISEISNITVVNREDDNNLYKENIDKYNIKVIMAPRIDISSSLIRNRIKEKKGFRYFVKEKVYDYILSKNLYL; encoded by the coding sequence ATGAGAATAGCTATTTTAGGAGGTACTTTCGATCCGCCTCATTTAGGACATTTAATATTGGCTGATACTGTTATAACTAATTGCGATTATGATAAAGTAATTTTTATACCGGCAAAAATTCCTCCTCATAAAAATATAAGCGGTGAAGCATCAAATGAGGACAGACTCAATATGCTTAAACTTTCAATAGAAAATGATGAAAGATTTTTATTAGATGAATATGAACTTAATAATGACGGAGTTTCATATACTATTAATACCTTAAATTATCTATATAAAAATTATGATATTGAGGGAAAAATAGGACTTATAATAGGAGCAGACTTAGTAAAAGATTTTGATAAATGGAGAGAACCTGAAAAAATATCTGAAATATCTAATATAACTGTTGTAAATAGGGAAGATGATAATAATCTGTATAAAGAAAATATTGATAAATATAATATTAAAGTAATAATGGCTCCTCGTATAGATATATCATCAAGCCTTATTAGAAATAGAATAAAAGAAAAAAAAGGATTCAGGTATTTTGTGAAAGAAAAAGTTTATGATTATATACTATCAAAAAACTTATATTTATAA
- a CDS encoding NAD(P)-binding domain-containing protein, with translation MDNKYDLIIVGGGPGGIAASVEASILEIKKVLLLEKGDNHSTTIRKFYKDDKRVDKDYKGEALDLKGNIKFETATKGDVLDLFSECLFGNYIEAMFNTEVESIKKNGEYLEVNTSDNKQYLAKYVVASIGKMGRPNKPDYAIPASLNNVVNFNIYKCKENEKVLVVGGGNSAVEYAYLLGKDNNVTINYRKAEFTRPNEKNLETIKEDISSGKVKAKLGIDITSIEDKEGKVLVHYTDGTEDTYDRVIYALGGVAPVDFLKRCNIELDANGVPIVNENHESSVQNLFIAGDILYKSGGSIAKALNAGFDIVKYIHDLIKKSGN, from the coding sequence ATGGATAATAAATACGATTTAATTATTGTAGGAGGCGGACCTGGAGGAATTGCTGCTTCAGTTGAGGCTTCCATATTAGAAATTAAAAAAGTTCTTTTATTAGAAAAAGGTGATAATCACTCCACTACTATAAGAAAATTTTATAAAGATGATAAAAGAGTTGATAAAGATTATAAAGGCGAGGCTTTAGATCTAAAAGGAAACATAAAATTTGAAACTGCAACTAAAGGCGATGTATTAGATCTATTCAGTGAATGCTTATTTGGAAACTATATAGAAGCTATGTTTAATACTGAAGTTGAATCTATTAAAAAAAATGGTGAATATTTAGAAGTGAATACTTCCGATAATAAACAATATTTAGCTAAATATGTTGTAGCTTCTATCGGTAAAATGGGAAGACCTAATAAACCTGATTATGCTATACCGGCTAGTTTAAATAATGTAGTAAATTTCAATATTTATAAATGTAAGGAAAATGAAAAGGTATTAGTAGTAGGAGGCGGTAATTCAGCAGTTGAGTATGCCTACTTGTTAGGAAAAGATAATAATGTTACAATAAACTATAGAAAAGCTGAGTTTACAAGACCAAATGAAAAAAATTTGGAAACTATTAAAGAAGATATATCAAGCGGAAAAGTAAAAGCAAAACTTGGAATTGATATAACTTCAATAGAAGATAAAGAAGGAAAAGTATTAGTACATTATACTGATGGTACAGAAGATACTTATGACAGAGTAATATATGCATTAGGAGGAGTTGCCCCTGTAGATTTCTTGAAAAGATGTAATATAGAATTAGATGCGAATGGAGTACCTATTGTTAATGAAAATCATGAAAGCTCTGTTCAAAATCTATTCATAGCAGGAGATATATTATATAAATCAGGAGGCTCCATTGCTAAAGCATTAAATGCCGGATTTGATATAGTCAAATATATACATGACTTAATAAAAAAGTCCGGTAATTAA
- a CDS encoding TM2 domain-containing protein gives MEVSDRSWVVALLFAIFLPVHRFYVGKIGTGILYWLTAGGFGIWYIVDIVLILLDQFTDKEGRKLRK, from the coding sequence ATGGAAGTTTCAGATAGAAGCTGGGTTGTTGCTTTACTTTTTGCAATATTTCTTCCTGTTCACAGATTTTATGTAGGAAAAATAGGAACAGGTATATTATACTGGCTTACTGCCGGTGGTTTTGGTATATGGTACATTGTAGATATTGTATTGATACTATTAGATCAATTTACTGATAAAGAAGGAAGAAAATTAAGAAAATAA
- the pepF gene encoding oligoendopeptidase F, with the protein MSNENKSNTLIERKDVKIEDTWDLTLLYKNDEEFEKDFKAMEDFSKESAKFKGNLSKSASELKNILDSIMNASIILDKLGSYAFLKQTEDLTNNDSNIKIARFSKLASEFSANLSYFDPELMSIDDEKMNSFLKDEVLKDYLIYLRNILKYKPHTLSEKEERILALQGELASTASNVFDTLNDADLNFGELEYNGEKTTLTHATFSSFQESQDRELRKNSYNQFYKEYDKHKNTFAELYASQIKQDIFDARIRNYNSVREMELFGDDIPVSVYDSLIKSVHNALPALHSYYEYCANKLGITDFRQYDKYAPVVKDVKIHHTFDEAITVLSKALSPLGEEYVSTLTNGLNSRWVDKYENKGKTSGAFSAGCYTSEPYILINFRDESIESVFTLAHEAGHSMHSYYSRKNNPFQHHDYSIFEAEVASTFNEKLLFNYFMQNESKKEVKAFLLNKDINGFVATVFRQTMFAEFEHIIHKEAEEGNPTTLELIRTVYKDLLKKYFGDKAVLEETSDLEALRIPHFYRSFYVYKYATGMSAAVALSNGVLEGNAKGDYTNRDNYLKFLKSGGSRTPIENLKVAGVDMTKPEVVESALKLFAKEVEELKSLN; encoded by the coding sequence ATGAGTAATGAAAATAAATCAAATACTTTAATAGAAAGAAAAGATGTAAAAATAGAAGATACTTGGGATTTAACTTTATTATATAAAAATGATGAGGAGTTTGAAAAAGATTTTAAAGCAATGGAAGATTTTTCAAAAGAATCAGCAAAGTTCAAAGGTAATCTTTCAAAATCAGCATCTGAATTAAAAAATATATTAGACTCTATAATGAATGCATCTATTATATTAGATAAATTAGGTTCTTATGCTTTTCTAAAACAAACAGAAGATTTAACTAACAATGATTCAAATATAAAAATAGCAAGATTTTCAAAATTAGCTTCTGAATTTTCTGCTAATTTAAGTTATTTTGATCCTGAATTAATGAGCATTGATGATGAAAAAATGAATAGTTTTTTAAAGGATGAGGTACTAAAAGATTATTTAATTTATTTAAGAAATATACTAAAATATAAACCTCATACATTATCAGAAAAAGAGGAAAGAATATTAGCATTGCAGGGAGAATTAGCTTCAACTGCTTCAAATGTATTTGATACTTTGAATGATGCTGATTTGAATTTCGGAGAATTAGAATATAACGGAGAGAAAACTACATTAACTCATGCTACATTCTCAAGTTTCCAAGAAAGCCAAGATAGAGAATTAAGAAAAAACAGCTATAATCAATTCTATAAAGAATATGATAAGCATAAAAATACTTTTGCTGAACTTTATGCAAGTCAAATCAAACAGGATATATTCGATGCTAGAATAAGAAATTACAATAGTGTACGTGAAATGGAATTATTCGGCGATGATATACCGGTAAGCGTTTATGACAGTTTAATTAAAAGCGTACATAATGCATTACCTGCTTTGCATAGCTATTATGAATACTGTGCTAATAAATTGGGAATTACAGATTTCAGGCAGTATGATAAATATGCACCTGTAGTTAAAGACGTAAAAATACATCATACATTTGATGAAGCTATAACAGTTTTAAGTAAAGCATTATCACCTCTTGGAGAAGAATATGTATCAACTCTTACAAATGGACTTAATTCAAGATGGGTTGATAAATACGAAAATAAAGGAAAAACAAGCGGAGCATTCTCTGCAGGCTGCTATACATCAGAACCTTATATATTGATAAACTTCAGAGATGAAAGCATTGAATCAGTATTTACATTAGCACATGAAGCAGGACATAGTATGCATAGCTATTACAGCAGAAAAAATAATCCTTTCCAGCATCATGATTATAGTATATTTGAAGCTGAAGTGGCATCTACTTTCAATGAAAAACTTTTATTTAATTATTTTATGCAAAATGAAAGTAAAAAAGAAGTGAAAGCATTTTTACTTAATAAGGATATAAATGGATTTGTTGCTACAGTATTCAGACAAACTATGTTTGCCGAGTTCGAGCATATTATTCATAAAGAAGCTGAAGAAGGAAATCCAACAACATTGGAGCTTATAAGAACAGTTTATAAAGATTTACTTAAAAAATATTTTGGAGATAAAGCTGTACTTGAAGAAACAAGCGATTTAGAGGCTTTGAGAATACCTCATTTCTACCGCTCATTCTATGTTTATAAGTACGCTACAGGAATGTCTGCTGCTGTTGCTTTATCTAATGGAGTACTTGAAGGCAATGCTAAAGGCGACTACACAAACAGAGATAATTATTTGAAATTCTTAAAAAGCGGAGGAAGCAGAACTCCTATAGAGAATTTAAAAGTTGCAGGTGTTGATATGACTAAGCCTGAAGTTGTAGAAAGTGCTTTGAAATTATTTGCTAAAGAAGTAGAAGAATTAAAATCATTAAATTGA
- the thrC gene encoding threonine synthase, which translates to MKSWKGLLREYRKYLPITNKTPLITLHEGNTPLIKAERIGRDLDIELYLKYDGLNPTGSFKDRGMVMAVAKALEGRDTKAIMCASTGNTSASAAAYAARSGIDCIVVIPDGNIALGKLAQALMYGAKVIAIKGNFDEALKAVVDITNKYPITLVNSINPFRLQGQKTSAFEICDVLGKAPDYLAIPVGNAGNISAYWMGFKEYKENAKINNLPKMIGFEAEGSAAIVQNKIIENPQTLATAIKIGNPASWKLAVNAANESEGFIDSVTDDEILEAYKMLTTEEGVFAEPASAASLAGIIKSRKAGKINKGDTVVSVLTGNGLKDPDNAIKICNEPIKVDNNIEEIRKAIGI; encoded by the coding sequence ATGAAATCTTGGAAAGGACTTTTAAGAGAATACAGAAAATATTTACCTATTACAAATAAAACTCCATTGATAACCTTGCATGAAGGAAATACTCCTTTAATAAAAGCTGAAAGAATAGGAAGAGATTTGGATATAGAATTATATTTAAAATATGACGGACTTAATCCTACAGGTTCTTTTAAAGACAGAGGTATGGTAATGGCTGTTGCTAAAGCACTTGAAGGCAGAGATACTAAAGCTATAATGTGTGCTTCTACAGGAAATACTTCTGCATCTGCTGCTGCTTATGCTGCTAGAAGCGGTATAGACTGTATAGTTGTTATACCTGATGGAAATATTGCTTTAGGTAAATTAGCTCAGGCTTTGATGTATGGTGCTAAAGTTATAGCTATTAAAGGAAATTTTGATGAGGCTTTAAAGGCTGTTGTTGATATTACTAATAAATATCCTATTACATTGGTAAACTCTATTAATCCTTTCAGACTTCAGGGACAAAAAACTTCTGCATTTGAAATTTGCGATGTTTTAGGAAAAGCCCCTGATTATTTGGCAATACCTGTTGGAAATGCAGGAAATATATCTGCATATTGGATGGGTTTTAAAGAATATAAAGAAAATGCAAAGATAAATAATCTTCCAAAGATGATAGGTTTTGAGGCTGAAGGTTCTGCTGCTATAGTACAAAACAAAATAATAGAGAATCCTCAGACATTAGCTACTGCTATAAAAATAGGAAATCCTGCAAGCTGGAAACTTGCTGTTAATGCTGCTAATGAATCTGAAGGCTTTATTGATTCTGTTACTGATGATGAGATATTAGAGGCTTATAAAATGCTTACAACAGAAGAAGGTGTATTTGCTGAGCCTGCTTCTGCTGCTTCTCTTGCTGGTATAATAAAGAGCCGTAAAGCTGGAAAAATAAATAAAGGTGATACTGTAGTTTCTGTATTAACAGGAAACGGGCTTAAAGATCCTGATAATGCAATAAAAATTTGCAATGAACCTATAAAAGTTGATAACAATATAGAAGAAATAAGAAAAGCTATAGGAATATGA
- a CDS encoding PTS sugar transporter subunit IIB, producing MLKVLVVCANGTGTSLMMKEKAQMALIKLGVENLSIDHCDMNHCKTGDYDLIFCPNNFLDSFKEAEQKGAKLIGIKNILSEEEFKQKLESSGYLDELKHK from the coding sequence ATGTTAAAAGTATTAGTAGTTTGTGCTAATGGAACAGGTACTAGTTTAATGATGAAGGAAAAAGCTCAAATGGCTTTGATAAAATTGGGAGTAGAAAATTTATCAATTGACCATTGTGATATGAATCATTGTAAAACAGGAGATTATGATTTAATTTTCTGCCCTAATAACTTCCTTGATAGTTTCAAAGAGGCTGAACAAAAGGGTGCTAAATTAATCGGAATAAAAAATATATTATCTGAAGAAGAGTTCAAACAAAAACTTGAATCTTCAGGATATTTAGACGAGTTAAAACATAAATAA
- a CDS encoding ABC transporter substrate-binding protein, giving the protein MKNIKLVLIMIFIFIGSLYSQEMYLLSGPTGIGGLKMMKDYKGVNIHFVNAPNNMLSLIVKGEADIAAIPANMAAIIFNRQLDYKVIAVISETKLFIVSANNKIQTINDIKNKTVYCGTKLAAPDLMLQYLISKENLPKVNINYSLSNPDLAKAVASKNADIAILPEPFVSSAMLENKDVHIVVEMSKYVENYPVAVLIAKNTFINHNRALVQEVLKEYQKSTEYIINNKNEIETLIKDSSMIINAKAAVYGINRMGLTFYSGEKMKFALNSYYNFLYNFDKKLIGNRIPSNEFYYIEK; this is encoded by the coding sequence ATGAAAAACATAAAATTAGTATTGATAATGATTTTTATTTTTATAGGCAGTCTTTATTCTCAGGAAATGTATCTTCTTAGCGGCCCTACAGGAATAGGCGGATTAAAAATGATGAAAGATTATAAAGGAGTAAATATTCATTTTGTAAATGCTCCTAATAATATGCTTTCATTAATAGTGAAAGGGGAGGCTGATATAGCGGCAATTCCTGCTAATATGGCGGCTATAATTTTTAACAGACAATTAGATTATAAAGTTATTGCTGTGATATCTGAAACTAAGCTTTTTATAGTATCAGCAAATAATAAAATACAAACTATAAATGATATAAAAAATAAAACCGTATACTGCGGTACTAAATTGGCAGCCCCAGATTTAATGCTTCAGTATTTAATATCAAAAGAAAATCTGCCTAAGGTTAACATCAATTATTCTTTGAGTAATCCTGATTTAGCAAAAGCAGTTGCATCAAAAAATGCAGATATTGCAATATTACCAGAACCTTTTGTATCTTCAGCAATGCTTGAAAATAAAGATGTACATATAGTTGTTGAAATGTCTAAATATGTTGAGAATTATCCTGTAGCTGTTTTAATTGCAAAAAATACTTTTATTAATCATAATAGAGCATTAGTTCAGGAAGTGCTTAAAGAATATCAAAAATCTACTGAATATATAATAAATAATAAAAATGAAATAGAAACTTTGATAAAAGATTCATCTATGATAATTAATGCTAAAGCTGCTGTTTATGGTATTAATAGAATGGGATTAACTTTTTACAGCGGTGAAAAAATGAAATTTGCTTTGAATAGTTATTATAATTTCTTATATAATTTTGATAAAAAATTGATAGGAAATAGAATACCTTCAAATGAATTCTATTATATAGAAAAATAA
- a CDS encoding bifunctional metallophosphatase/5'-nucleotidase: MRRGFIIMSIFLSMLLSNVSCNSNDKNRVYPEGEINFTIVQTTDIHGMIFPYNFITDEEEDTSMAHVSSYLKQLKNEGKTILLLENGDSLQGQPTVYYYNFVATNEPHIWSEVLNYMDYDVIGVGNHDVEAGHSVYDKLVKELKAPLLAANLIDEKTKEPYFKPYSIVEKNGVKIAVLGLTEPAIDRQLPKVLYEGLATEDMVESAKKWIKVIKDKEKPDMIIGLFHAGANHTDDKETYKNENASQLVAEQVDGFDIILVGHDHQGWSGLGYDETSKQKTKEVKSPSGKIVPIYGGVNSARYIASIDVSMSYNEDNKTWDIKFNGNLLDVSEFEADKEFLEKFADARVNIEKWVSRDIGNLNTKLVSDEAIFGDSYFLSLIHKLQFTIAERELGEKADISFAAPLSKDAVLNNGIIKVKDMFNLYPYENFFYVMTLTGKQIKDAMEYSYGRWFNTMNNINDHLIAFKKDANGELIFNNRYNSYDTVTPSYNYESVAGLNYTVDVTKPNGEKVIIESLSDGSPFELDKEYKVAINSYRGSGGGGHLTQGAGIDLETLQNMDLVLKSTDKDLRYYIINWFEEQNGPITVEKLNNWKVVPEDYVQAGKQKDYKLLYPDD, encoded by the coding sequence ATGAGAAGAGGTTTCATAATAATGAGTATTTTTTTGTCAATGTTATTATCAAATGTATCTTGCAATTCCAATGATAAGAATAGAGTTTATCCTGAAGGGGAGATTAATTTTACAATAGTTCAGACAACAGATATTCATGGAATGATTTTCCCATATAATTTTATTACAGATGAAGAAGAAGATACTTCTATGGCTCATGTATCCTCTTATTTAAAGCAATTAAAAAATGAGGGTAAAACTATTTTATTATTAGAAAATGGGGATTCTTTACAGGGACAGCCTACAGTTTATTACTATAATTTTGTTGCAACTAATGAACCTCATATATGGTCAGAAGTTTTAAATTATATGGATTATGATGTTATAGGTGTTGGAAATCATGATGTTGAGGCAGGTCATAGTGTTTATGATAAACTTGTAAAAGAATTAAAAGCTCCTTTATTGGCTGCTAATTTAATAGATGAAAAAACTAAAGAACCTTATTTTAAACCTTATAGTATTGTTGAAAAGAATGGAGTGAAGATAGCAGTACTTGGACTTACAGAGCCGGCAATAGATAGACAGCTTCCTAAAGTTTTATATGAAGGATTGGCTACTGAAGATATGGTGGAATCTGCCAAGAAGTGGATTAAAGTTATAAAGGATAAAGAAAAACCTGATATGATTATAGGGCTTTTCCATGCCGGAGCTAATCATACAGATGATAAAGAAACATATAAAAATGAAAATGCTAGTCAATTAGTAGCAGAGCAAGTTGATGGTTTTGATATTATACTTGTAGGGCATGATCATCAGGGATGGAGCGGATTAGGTTATGATGAAACTTCAAAACAAAAAACTAAAGAAGTAAAAAGTCCTAGCGGAAAAATAGTACCTATATATGGAGGAGTAAATTCTGCAAGATATATAGCTTCTATTGATGTTTCTATGAGTTATAATGAAGATAATAAAACTTGGGATATAAAATTTAATGGAAATTTATTAGATGTTTCTGAATTTGAAGCAGATAAAGAATTTTTAGAAAAGTTTGCTGATGCAAGAGTTAATATAGAAAAATGGGTAAGCAGAGATATAGGTAATTTAAATACAAAATTAGTTTCAGATGAGGCTATATTCGGAGATAGTTATTTCCTAAGTTTAATACATAAATTACAGTTTACAATAGCTGAAAGAGAACTAGGTGAAAAGGCTGATATTTCTTTTGCTGCTCCTTTAAGTAAGGATGCTGTTTTGAATAATGGTATAATAAAAGTAAAAGATATGTTCAATTTATATCCTTATGAGAATTTCTTTTATGTTATGACATTAACAGGTAAGCAGATTAAAGATGCTATGGAATATTCTTATGGAAGATGGTTTAATACTATGAATAATATTAATGATCATCTAATAGCTTTTAAGAAAGATGCTAATGGTGAATTAATATTTAATAACAGATACAATTCTTATGATACTGTAACACCTTCATATAATTATGAAAGTGTTGCTGGGTTAAATTATACTGTTGATGTAACAAAGCCTAATGGAGAGAAAGTGATAATAGAATCTCTTTCTGATGGAAGTCCTTTTGAATTGGATAAAGAATATAAAGTAGCAATTAACTCTTACAGAGGAAGCGGCGGCGGCGGACATCTTACTCAAGGTGCTGGAATAGATTTAGAAACATTACAGAATATGGATTTGGTATTGAAATCTACTGATAAGGATTTGAGATATTATATAATAAATTGGTTTGAAGAGCAAAATGGTCCTATCACAGTAGAGAAACTTAATAATTGGAAAGTTGTTCCAGAAGATTATGTTCAGGCTGGAAAACAAAAAGATTATAAACTTCTATATCCTGATGATTAA
- the thrB gene encoding homoserine kinase produces the protein MIMNKSQNKKLVTFKIPATSANIGSGFDSVGLALDLYNEIHIYSNDDSKKIEFEISGEGESEISKDNNMILDAMKLVYKRLKSKPDKGYIIKCINRIPLSRGLGSSSAAIIGGLLSANYILGNKLSIENDILNMSVQLEGHPDNVSPAILGGIISGVVRKDEDFKYVKIKPPKDLKAIVAIPNFYLSTETARNALPKEITFKNAIFNISRAALLTSALSSNRLDLLEVATDDKLHQDYRAKFIPGLKDLFKNTKAAGAYSVTISGAGSSILSLVKNDEKIIKKVSEAMKSSFNKKKIDCEIKVLNIPQKGVIIK, from the coding sequence ATGATAATGAATAAATCGCAAAATAAAAAACTCGTAACTTTTAAAATACCTGCTACATCTGCGAATATTGGTTCTGGGTTTGATAGTGTAGGGCTTGCTTTAGATTTGTATAATGAAATACATATATATTCTAATGATGATTCAAAAAAAATAGAATTTGAAATAAGCGGAGAAGGTGAAAGCGAGATATCAAAAGACAATAATATGATACTTGATGCTATGAAATTAGTATACAAAAGATTAAAATCAAAGCCTGATAAAGGATATATAATAAAATGTATAAATAGAATACCTCTTTCACGCGGACTTGGAAGCAGTTCTGCAGCTATAATAGGAGGACTTCTTTCTGCTAATTATATACTTGGAAACAAACTATCAATTGAAAATGATATATTGAATATGTCAGTTCAGCTTGAAGGACATCCCGACAATGTATCGCCTGCAATATTGGGAGGTATTATATCTGGTGTAGTTCGTAAAGATGAAGATTTTAAATATGTTAAAATAAAACCACCTAAAGATTTAAAGGCAATAGTTGCTATTCCTAATTTTTATTTGAGTACTGAAACTGCAAGAAATGCTTTGCCTAAAGAAATAACTTTTAAAAATGCTATATTTAATATTTCAAGGGCTGCACTTCTTACTTCTGCATTATCCTCAAATAGATTAGATTTACTTGAGGTTGCTACAGATGATAAACTGCATCAGGATTACAGAGCTAAGTTTATACCTGGGCTAAAAGATTTATTTAAGAATACTAAAGCAGCAGGGGCATATTCTGTTACAATAAGCGGTGCAGGTTCTTCAATACTTTCTCTTGTAAAAAACGATGAAAAGATAATTAAAAAAGTTTCTGAAGCTATGAAAAGCAGTTTCAATAAAAAGAAAATAGACTGTGAAATAAAAGTTTTAAATATACCTCAAAAAGGTGTTATAATAAAATAG